The Cannabis sativa cultivar Pink pepper isolate KNU-18-1 chromosome 8, ASM2916894v1, whole genome shotgun sequence genomic interval GAAACTAATATTTATGGAAGTTGCAGTGATTATTTCGATTAGTGGTGAATATAGAAAACGAGACATTAAAGAATGTTGGGGGAGTTGATTTCCAGAATCCTTGTGTAAGTTCTTTCAATCTATTcgtgtttttcttttctttctcttatggATAAATCTTGAAACACTTTTTGGATTGGGTTATAGAATGGTTTTTGGGTATGCATACCCTGCGTTTGAGTGTTACAAAGTGGTGGAAAGGAACAGAGCCCAAAATGAAGAACTTCGATTTTGGTGTCAATATTGGTAAGAGCGATTCCCTCATTCTTCAACTGAATTTGGAattttacttttgttttttttatttaattgttctTTATCACTGATTTTCATGGAATTTGTATATGATTCTCTGCATTAACTCCGGGTAATCAGCGATTAATTTTTAAACAAATATAAtacattttaaaatgaaaataaagtagagaaACAGCATATGATTTGGTCAAATATTTAGAGGATTTTAtatgattaattataaaaaaaattcggcaTTAGACATGGCATATTCTTAGGAAGTTATCACACATTGGTTATGAAagtaattaattcaaatttatgGCCGTTGATGATTTGTGAGAGATGatgtaaatttaattttaattgctTATGAGTGCAAGCAATTAGATTAAAAGAGGGGGTGTAAGAAAGAATGAATACCAAAGAAAGCTTATTGAAATTGTCTTATTCATGGGTTTAAAGTTTAAGCAACCAGAAATGGGATTTAGGTTTAAGAGGAATGAATGAGAAAGATTTTGGGAATTGCTTTCATGATGGGTGCAAGCAATCTAGAATATAATGTACAGTAATTGATCATAACTCAAATGCTCAATATGTATTTTGATACAGTAACCGGCATAAAATAGTAAAGatccttttttttatttaattttattttttttggaaccATTGAAAAAACATATGCATAAACAATAGGTGTCTTTATCTATCATGTATCAACAAATGCATTTGTTTAACCTCTTTAACGTATGTTTTAGGTCAGTATGGTCAGACCAAAGAATAACCTTGTTTTGCTAATTTTAACTGAAATTTTTGCAGGATCCTTGTAGCCATTCTATCAGTGCTAGAGAGAGTTGGGGACATATTCATTTCATGGTATTACCTATAAATTTTCGTTCAATAAACTATGCATCTGTAGAATTTATTGGATATCTGATgctgatgatttttttttttaaggttgcCCATGTATGGAGAGCTCAAGCTGGCCCTTTTCATCTATCTTTGGTATCCGAAGACCAAGGTAAATTAACAGATTCAATTTAGAGAAGAGCATTAAGATGAGAAATTTTGATGATTTTGAtaaatgtattataatttatgtAGGGATCTGATTATGTCTACGATGCCATATTACGGCCTTATGTCACAAAGCATGAAATAGACATTGATCATAAGCTACTGGAGTACAGAGCAAGGGCCTGGGATTTGGCCCTTTTCTACTGGAAAAACTGTACTGAATTGGGCCAGACAGCATTCTTTCAAGTCATACAATACGTTGCTGCTCAGTCGGGAAAGTTTGGCAGCCATAATGGTACTGAGGTAGATTTCTAGTTGTCATTTTCCTTCTTTCTTTTATTCTCAACTAATCTTGTTCATTTTAGGTAAGAATAAGACTAATTCTATATTCTATGGCATAGTACTAGGAGTTGGGAGACCAATACTTACCTGCTCACATCAAAATATCCATTCACGGATTACTTTTGATAGTTTATAGGTTCCCTAGCTAGTTGGACAGAATCACGAGAAGATTCAAGAAACTTCATTTTCTACCTCATTCCATGTAACACAAATTGCTGCCtaggaaatctgagtctgaaaATAGACATAATAACCGAACCACTAAACGAAGTGATATGACTTTTGCAGAAAAACGATGAACAGAGAAACAGAACAACCAACCATGCCACATCTGATACAATGAAATCTAAGATTGTTCAAGTTCAACCCCACAAAGAAACAGAGTATGTACATATTGTAAAAGAATTCATGGCTGAACCTGTCAAACAAGATGGTGGAGTTGCTCCTACTACTAACTCAGAAGGTGGTCTTTTTAACCAAGCTCGCCAAAGGCTTAGGCGATTCAAACCACTCAGTTAGAATTTGTAACACACAAATACTTGTACaaaaatcaactaaaaacaAATAGGATAATTGGGTTCAAAACTTCTTACTCATTCAAATGTAGAAAttcatttctttctttctttttttttttatttatttatttttattcctgTAATATATGCTGATTTCCAttttataaaatcaaaaaaaaaaaaaaagatggctTCTTTTTACTAGTGATTTTCATTACAATTTCTCACCCAAGCAAAGAAAAAACAGAGCATGAAAACGTAATTAGAAATTATAATCACCGTTATCTGGCCGAACGGACTCGAAGGGCAATGAGAATCCGATCAACGGCTCTGATCAAAGTAGGAACTACGACTCGTCTGAAGAAGCCGAGACAAGACGTGACGGGGTTGTGAACGGCGGCGAGCCTGACCCAGATACGGCCGAGGAAGTGTGAGCCGTTGGAGCTGGGAGAAGAAGACATGGGCTGGAGGTAAGCCCAAGCGGCCTGCTTCACGAGCCGGTTGCGGATAGAGATCTCGTAGCCGGAGGAAACTGCCGTCGGCGAGTTGATCCCGACGGCGGAAGGGGAAAAGGGTAAGAGGTCTTTTAATGAAGTGTAAGGttgggaagaagaagaagaagaagagttcTTGAAAGAGATGAGCTCGAAGTCTAGGGATGGCGGCGGATGAGCCGCGTAACCATTTCGGTTTTGGATTGGGAAGCTTGAGCTGTGGCGAGACTTGGCGGCGGCGGCGGctggaagagagagagtggctgGGATGACTGAAGAAGTGGATATAGAGTTACGGCGGCGGAGATTTGAAGTTGGTGGTGGTAGCTCGGCGGAGTTGGCCATGGCTGTGtgattagttattttaattatatttaaattttcgagaagagagaaagagacgaTAACAAAAAGCCAAGAAATTAAGGAAAAAAGAAACTATGATATAACAAAGAATGCTTTTGGTTTTCGTTTGGCTTTCTTATTTTTGGTTTTTGCttgtttttcaattattattatgcCACTTTGTTTTTGGTTGAATGTTGTCTTTATctccatattttattttttatttatgttatatattgaaaaagaaaaaggaagaagGCTATAA includes:
- the LOC115701395 gene encoding putative HVA22-like protein g isoform X1, yielding MLGELISRILVMVFGYAYPAFECYKVVERNRAQNEELRFWCQYWILVAILSVLERVGDIFISWLPMYGELKLALFIYLWYPKTKGSDYVYDAILRPYVTKHEIDIDHKLLEYRARAWDLALFYWKNCTELGQTAFFQVIQYVAAQSGKFGSHNGTEKNDEQRNRTTNHATSDTMKSKIVQVQPHKETEYVHIVKEFMAEPVKQDGGVAPTTNSEGGLFNQARQRLRRFKPLS
- the LOC115701395 gene encoding HVA22-like protein i isoform X2, with the protein product MLGELISRILVMVFGYAYPAFECYKVVERNRAQNEELRFWCQYWILVAILSVLERVGDIFISWLPMYGELKLALFIYLWYPKTKGSDYVYDAILRPYVTKHEIDIDHKLLEYRARAWDLALFYWKNCTELGQTAFFQVIQYVAAQSGKFGSHNEKR
- the LOC115701396 gene encoding uncharacterized protein LOC115701396, whose translation is MANSAELPPPTSNLRRRNSISTSSVIPATLSLPAAAAAKSRHSSSFPIQNRNGYAAHPPPSLDFELISFKNSSSSSSSQPYTSLKDLLPFSPSAVGINSPTAVSSGYEISIRNRLVKQAAWAYLQPMSSSPSSNGSHFLGRIWVRLAAVHNPVTSCLGFFRRVVVPTLIRAVDRILIALRVRSAR